The bacterium genome has a segment encoding these proteins:
- the rpe gene encoding ribulose-phosphate 3-epimerase, whose product MSKNVLIAPSILSADFSILGQEIKAVEQAGADWLHIDVMDGHFVPNLTMGPMILDSIKQCSDLYLDVHLMVSHPEQWLEPFAKAGASGLTIHAEATPHIQRCLSAIKDLGLKAGLSLTPSTPLSFIEHIMDDLDLLLLMTVNPGFGGQSYISAMTQKIAAAAERIQHSGKNIILQVDGGVNRETVDAIKKAGARCLVAGSAVFKSDNYTSIIKQLKQ is encoded by the coding sequence ATGTCAAAAAATGTTCTTATAGCTCCCTCTATATTATCTGCTGATTTTTCAATTCTTGGCCAAGAAATTAAAGCCGTGGAACAAGCTGGCGCTGATTGGCTGCATATCGATGTGATGGATGGCCACTTTGTACCTAATTTAACCATGGGCCCCATGATTCTTGATTCCATTAAACAATGCAGTGACCTGTATTTGGATGTGCATTTGATGGTCAGCCATCCTGAACAGTGGCTTGAACCTTTTGCTAAAGCCGGGGCCAGTGGACTCACCATCCATGCTGAAGCTACTCCTCATATTCAACGTTGTTTAAGTGCCATTAAAGACCTGGGCCTAAAAGCTGGCCTGTCCTTAACACCGTCTACACCTTTATCTTTTATTGAGCACATTATGGATGATTTAGATTTACTGTTATTGATGACGGTTAATCCTGGCTTTGGTGGTCAGAGTTACATTTCTGCCATGACTCAAAAAATTGCAGCTGCCGCCGAGCGAATACAACACAGTGGTAAAAATATTATTTTACAAGTTGATGGTGGTGTGAACCGTGAAACGGTTGATGCAATAAAAAAAGCCGGCGCCCGATGTCTGGTAGCCGGCTCAGCTGTGTTTAAAAGTGATAATTACACATCCATTATTAAACAATTAAAACAATAA
- a CDS encoding response regulator — translation MAKILIIEDNATMGEGMLEILQKEGYVVDLAYKGQQGITLLKRSHYDLIFCDMRLTDISGLEVLAEHQSIQSKAKFVFITAFGNIELAVECIKKGAYDFIPKPFTPKLLREKALEYTQK, via the coding sequence ATGGCTAAGATATTAATTATAGAAGACAATGCCACCATGGGTGAAGGCATGTTAGAAATTCTGCAAAAAGAAGGGTATGTTGTAGACTTGGCGTATAAAGGGCAACAGGGAATAACCTTACTTAAGCGCAGCCACTATGATTTAATATTTTGTGATATGCGCTTAACAGATATCAGCGGTCTTGAGGTGTTGGCAGAACATCAAAGTATTCAAAGTAAGGCAAAGTTTGTATTTATTACTGCTTTTGGCAATATTGAGCTTGCTGTAGAATGTATTAAAAAAGGGGCTTATGATTTTATTCCTAAGCCCTTTACACCCAAACTTTTACGTGAAAAGGCGCTCGAGTACACACAAAAATAA
- a CDS encoding HAMP domain-containing histidine kinase, with the protein MRTLITKTLRARLFIYYLVPIAVLLTGSSWYFYSVAKKSLDSEMNVRLIHLGETFAQQLDALQIKALKDLGESSKTYIRLQKRLERIVKSNDLAYMYIVDVQGNSLVDSRLGYKPGVKYAGLDIFQKSLFQAMAGQARTENLYVSELGTMQKYAFVPVLNQNVVQSVIVLKADALFFASLNNLRRSLSYFAMVCLLLIIVVSTVISSSIVKPIEALVKKAKEIGEGILSNPIKIKADGELQYLANALEDMRCKIKQRDQERDMMLKGIAHEIKNPIGGIDLYVDILSSDLKNADNLKSVEKIGKETAAMKRVVDEFLDFARGIVLDVAEHDVDDFLLRCSESFERELKEKKVIMQVKSHEQKWTFDEHYIKRVVLNLMRNAIDAVEAEKGKIEIDYRVEKNMLYFIIEDNGQGILKQNMKEIYKAFYTSKAQGMGLGLAFCKKIVEKHGGIIEVQSVYEEGTVVKVGLPKYG; encoded by the coding sequence ATGCGAACACTTATAACCAAAACTTTGAGAGCTAGGCTGTTTATTTACTATCTGGTTCCTATTGCTGTTTTATTAACAGGCTCATCTTGGTATTTTTACAGTGTCGCCAAAAAAAGCTTAGATTCTGAGATGAATGTGCGTTTAATTCATTTGGGAGAGACTTTTGCTCAACAGCTTGATGCCTTGCAGATTAAGGCTTTAAAAGACTTAGGGGAAAGTAGTAAAACATACATTCGCCTGCAGAAAAGATTAGAGCGAATCGTAAAAAGCAATGATCTGGCATATATGTATATTGTAGATGTCCAAGGCAATAGTTTGGTTGATTCAAGGTTGGGCTATAAGCCAGGAGTAAAATATGCAGGTCTGGATATTTTTCAAAAGAGCTTGTTCCAGGCCATGGCTGGACAAGCCAGGACTGAAAATTTATACGTTTCTGAATTGGGAACCATGCAAAAATATGCCTTTGTTCCTGTTTTGAATCAAAATGTTGTTCAGTCAGTGATCGTACTCAAGGCAGATGCCTTGTTTTTTGCAAGTTTAAATAATTTAAGACGAAGTTTAAGTTATTTTGCAATGGTTTGTTTGTTGCTAATTATTGTGGTTAGCACAGTTATTTCATCCAGTATTGTTAAACCTATTGAAGCTCTGGTTAAAAAGGCGAAGGAAATTGGTGAAGGTATATTGAGTAACCCAATTAAAATAAAAGCTGATGGCGAGTTACAGTATTTAGCCAATGCCTTAGAAGACATGCGCTGTAAAATAAAACAAAGAGATCAAGAAAGAGATATGATGCTCAAAGGTATTGCACATGAAATTAAAAATCCCATAGGCGGTATTGATTTGTATGTCGATATTTTATCCAGCGATCTAAAAAACGCAGATAATTTAAAGTCCGTGGAAAAAATAGGTAAAGAAACAGCGGCCATGAAACGCGTCGTAGATGAGTTTTTAGATTTTGCCAGAGGCATTGTTTTGGATGTGGCAGAGCATGATGTTGATGATTTTTTGCTCAGATGCAGCGAGTCTTTTGAACGTGAGTTAAAAGAAAAAAAAGTGATCATGCAAGTTAAGTCACATGAGCAAAAATGGACTTTTGATGAGCATTATATCAAGCGCGTGGTGTTAAATTTAATGAGAAATGCCATTGATGCGGTTGAAGCTGAGAAAGGTAAAATTGAGATTGATTACAGAGTAGAAAAAAACATGCTTTATTTTATTATTGAAGACAATGGACAAGGGATTTTGAAGCAAAATATGAAAGAAATATACAAAGCTTTTTACACCAGTAAGGCCCAAGGTATGGGCTTAGGGTTAGCTTTTTGTAAAAAAATTGTTGAAAAGCATGGTGGCATTATAGAGGTGCAGTCTGTTTATGAAGAGGGCACTGTTGTAAAGGTGGGGTTACCTAAATATGGCTAA
- a CDS encoding pyridoxal phosphate-dependent aminotransferase family protein, with protein sequence MKEAGIYPYFRPVNKSDGLHVEVNGEKKLLACSNDYVSLSTDPRVIEASDQALKKYGTSCSGSRFLNGNTIIHDELEETLADFLGYESCVVFSTGFFANLGSLTALSTKKTVIFSDKENHASIVDGNNLSLAKVCRYHHNDIERLESLLKKYEDTEEKIIVSDGVFSMTGEYARLPELVELSKKYKAFLYIDDAHGIGAAGKEGKGTEQHFNMTDSVDLNMGTFSKSLASIGGYVASNRTVINYIRHHARALIFSASIPPASAAAALKSLQIIRDEPERVSRLHKNTEYARQLFNEYGFKVPEHGGPIIPIILEGDNDMNFTFKFNQALFDHGIFCAPVLPPAVPMGTTLIRTSYMHNHTPEQIEFIVECFRKAAKDLGVF encoded by the coding sequence ATGAAAGAAGCAGGCATATATCCTTATTTTAGACCCGTTAATAAAAGTGACGGCCTTCATGTGGAAGTCAATGGTGAAAAAAAACTTTTGGCCTGCTCTAATGACTATGTTTCCTTGTCGACCGATCCTCGTGTTATTGAAGCCTCTGATCAAGCTTTAAAAAAGTATGGAACTTCTTGCAGTGGCTCACGCTTTCTCAACGGTAATACAATAATCCATGATGAACTGGAAGAAACATTGGCTGACTTTCTTGGCTATGAAAGTTGTGTGGTTTTTAGTACTGGTTTTTTTGCCAACTTGGGTAGTTTGACCGCCTTATCTACTAAGAAGACCGTTATTTTCAGTGACAAAGAAAATCATGCCAGTATTGTTGATGGCAACAACCTTTCCTTGGCTAAAGTGTGCCGGTACCACCACAATGACATTGAACGCTTAGAATCCTTATTAAAAAAATACGAAGATACCGAAGAAAAAATTATCGTTTCTGATGGTGTATTTAGTATGACTGGTGAATATGCTCGTCTTCCTGAACTCGTTGAACTCTCCAAAAAATACAAGGCTTTTTTATACATTGACGATGCACATGGCATTGGCGCTGCTGGGAAAGAAGGTAAAGGCACAGAACAACATTTTAATATGACTGATAGTGTTGACCTTAACATGGGGACATTCAGTAAATCTTTAGCATCTATTGGAGGTTATGTCGCCAGCAATAGGACTGTGATTAATTACATCAGACATCATGCTAGGGCCTTAATTTTTAGTGCCAGCATCCCTCCTGCCAGCGCAGCTGCAGCTCTTAAATCTTTACAAATCATTCGTGATGAGCCTGAACGTGTTAGTCGTTTGCATAAAAATACAGAGTATGCGCGCCAACTATTTAATGAATATGGCTTTAAAGTTCCTGAACATGGCGGACCCATTATCCCAATCATTCTTGAAGGCGACAATGACATGAACTTCACCTTTAAGTTCAACCAGGCACTTTTTGATCATGGTATCTTTTGTGCTCCCGTTCTCCCACCTGCTGTACCCATGGGGACAACGCTCATCAGAACAAGCTACATGCATAACCACACACCTGAACAAATTGAGTTCATTGTAGAATGTTTTAGAAAAGCCGCTAAAGACCTAGGTGTCTTTTAA
- a CDS encoding flippase-like domain-containing protein yields the protein MKRFFTVVQYIFAAVSLLAITIYVFRKFPIDQQALSELNWRYLFLLLALSTLDLWLRAFRLKQVASLLKEKVAVFKTFQVASLGDFYSSITPSRMAGEPSRWYYLQKFNIPKVKAASIIGIENTIDLVYLISSISLILYFSQTQYDQLQDKLSGLIKVFFIVFCIILFLMVFSKKFTYSFLVGVQRKFKKINLAKKYIQARAYFLNILNYGKLRFFIYVGITFVWWFNRFSILWLIACMLGYSLLPVDIYVPQFLMFNSLHLTPLPISGGSFEAAFVLIYENKIPAHNMALSLFLWRFFTYYIYMINGAGVLLIRSLKRKKLKDT from the coding sequence ATGAAGCGTTTTTTTACAGTAGTTCAATATATTTTTGCAGCGGTCAGCTTGCTTGCCATAACGATTTATGTGTTTCGCAAGTTTCCTATTGATCAGCAAGCATTATCTGAGTTGAACTGGCGGTATCTTTTTTTATTATTGGCATTGTCTACACTAGATTTATGGCTGCGTGCTTTCAGGCTGAAACAGGTGGCTTCTTTGTTGAAAGAAAAAGTAGCCGTATTTAAAACCTTTCAGGTAGCAAGTTTGGGAGATTTTTATTCCAGTATTACACCTTCAAGAATGGCAGGTGAGCCCAGCCGTTGGTATTATTTACAAAAATTTAATATTCCAAAGGTCAAAGCAGCTTCAATCATAGGTATAGAAAATACCATTGATCTTGTTTATTTAATCAGTTCAATTTCACTGATCCTGTACTTTTCTCAAACTCAATATGATCAATTGCAAGATAAGTTATCGGGTTTGATCAAAGTGTTTTTTATAGTTTTTTGTATTATTTTATTTTTGATGGTTTTTAGTAAAAAATTTACGTATTCTTTTTTGGTTGGCGTACAGAGAAAATTTAAAAAAATTAATTTGGCTAAAAAATACATTCAAGCTCGAGCTTATTTTTTAAATATACTCAATTATGGCAAGTTACGATTTTTTATCTATGTAGGCATAACTTTTGTGTGGTGGTTTAATCGTTTCAGTATATTGTGGTTGATTGCATGCATGTTAGGCTATTCATTATTGCCTGTTGATATCTATGTTCCACAGTTTCTGATGTTTAACTCTTTGCATTTAACACCCTTGCCGATTAGCGGAGGATCTTTTGAAGCTGCCTTTGTACTGATTTATGAAAATAAAATACCTGCTCATAACATGGCTTTAAGTTTATTTTTATGGCGATTTTTTACCTACTATATTTATATGATTAATGGAGCTGGCGTACTTTTGATCAGATCATTGAAAAGAAAAAAATTAAAAGACACCTAG
- a CDS encoding GNAT family N-acetyltransferase: MRVIEFRLEDKTLLRDFVEFPFKLYQGEKQWVPKLKMDYLGASLLGKVGMFEEKFPFHQDAETVFLMVKQEDQVLATMTVSINHAYNKYQQQKVGFFGFFECVNNAEVAQQLFDHAKAWLKTKGVLSFIGPYNFTYNHTCGVLVKGFDLSPYIEMTYNFDYYDNLLHSVGLEKAKDLLSFYVPVEEQSREARYSKLAQRILKRNQISIRPVSLKNFKQDIRTFVDIYNEAWEDLWTFVPLSEEEADIIADSIKPIIIPEMFLFAEKEGVPIGVSGLIPNANELLKVEQGYFGQSDIYRVLNLLFKKKSIKSARLMAFGVRKKFRKKGLEAALLSHAQQKLSGCGFSACEVGWVHEDNQLILGTIESSKGVHYKTHRIYTGSC, translated from the coding sequence ATGCGTGTTATTGAGTTCAGACTAGAAGATAAAACTTTGCTCAGAGACTTTGTAGAGTTTCCATTTAAGTTGTACCAAGGTGAAAAGCAATGGGTACCTAAACTTAAAATGGACTACTTGGGTGCAAGTCTGCTTGGAAAAGTTGGTATGTTTGAAGAAAAGTTTCCTTTTCATCAAGATGCAGAAACAGTTTTTTTGATGGTTAAACAAGAAGATCAGGTTTTGGCAACCATGACGGTTTCTATCAATCATGCTTACAATAAGTATCAACAGCAAAAAGTTGGCTTTTTTGGGTTTTTTGAGTGTGTCAACAATGCAGAAGTTGCACAACAACTGTTTGACCATGCAAAAGCATGGTTAAAAACAAAAGGGGTACTATCTTTTATAGGGCCCTATAACTTTACTTACAATCACACTTGTGGTGTCTTGGTCAAAGGCTTTGATCTAAGTCCCTATATTGAAATGACATACAATTTCGATTATTATGATAACTTGTTGCATTCAGTTGGCCTTGAAAAAGCCAAAGACTTGCTCTCATTTTATGTACCTGTTGAAGAGCAATCCAGAGAAGCACGTTACTCAAAGCTAGCACAAAGAATTTTAAAAAGAAATCAAATCAGTATTAGGCCAGTATCGTTAAAAAACTTTAAGCAGGATATCAGAACGTTTGTAGATATATACAATGAAGCTTGGGAAGATTTATGGACCTTTGTTCCATTGAGTGAGGAAGAAGCAGACATTATAGCAGATAGTATTAAGCCTATTATTATTCCGGAAATGTTTTTGTTTGCTGAAAAAGAAGGTGTACCTATTGGGGTCTCAGGCTTAATTCCAAATGCTAACGAGCTGTTAAAAGTAGAGCAGGGTTATTTTGGCCAAAGTGATATCTATAGAGTATTGAATCTTTTATTTAAGAAGAAGAGTATTAAAAGTGCACGATTGATGGCTTTTGGGGTTCGAAAAAAATTTCGTAAAAAGGGTTTAGAAGCAGCCCTATTATCCCATGCTCAACAAAAATTAAGTGGCTGCGGCTTTTCAGCCTGCGAAGTGGGTTGGGTTCATGAAGATAATCAACTTATTTTAGGAACCATTGAAAGTTCTAAGGGAGTGCATTATAAAACTCACCGCATTTATACGGGTAGCTGCTAA
- a CDS encoding NAD(P)-dependent oxidoreductase has protein sequence MKILITGSTGFIGQNLLKHLDPAQYQITVLNRKQKKLDHTSIKQILGDLHDKKALKQAVVEQDMVVHLAGCVKAKDQAAFDRVNVEGTKKLLDAVLAHNPNLKRFILISSLAAAGPTQSGDVAECKHESQINQPISLYGESKHRSEKAFLEHAYSGEKVILRPPIVYGPYDYQLLDLFKLLSKGLALKMKGKEKYYSMVFVEDFCRAIQCMLDAQKVGKETIFYVSDPQLYSMQDIINQFQKAAKVKKIRVIKLPKVFFKFVAIVADWIANTFSKPQPYNSDKYKEMLAAAWTCSPNKIKHQHSFECQYDLQTGFDKTIQWYKKQGLLK, from the coding sequence GTGAAGATCTTGATTACAGGCAGTACCGGTTTTATTGGGCAAAACTTATTAAAGCACCTTGATCCGGCTCAATATCAAATTACCGTTCTTAATCGTAAACAAAAAAAGCTCGACCATACGTCTATCAAGCAAATTCTTGGTGATTTGCATGATAAGAAAGCTTTAAAACAAGCTGTTGTTGAACAGGATATGGTTGTGCATCTGGCGGGCTGTGTCAAAGCTAAGGATCAAGCGGCTTTTGATCGAGTCAACGTAGAAGGAACAAAAAAATTGTTGGATGCCGTGCTTGCGCATAATCCAAATTTAAAGCGCTTTATTTTAATTTCATCCTTGGCTGCTGCTGGGCCTACACAATCTGGGGATGTGGCAGAATGTAAGCATGAAAGCCAAATTAATCAACCGATTAGCCTTTATGGAGAAAGCAAACATCGTTCAGAAAAAGCTTTTTTAGAGCATGCTTACTCTGGTGAAAAAGTCATTTTAAGGCCACCAATTGTTTATGGACCGTATGACTATCAATTGTTGGATTTATTTAAGCTGTTAAGTAAAGGCTTGGCTTTAAAAATGAAGGGCAAAGAAAAGTATTACAGTATGGTTTTTGTCGAAGATTTTTGTAGAGCAATTCAATGCATGCTTGATGCTCAAAAAGTAGGGAAAGAAACTATTTTTTATGTCTCAGACCCACAATTGTACAGCATGCAAGACATCATCAATCAATTTCAAAAGGCTGCAAAGGTCAAAAAAATCAGAGTTATAAAACTACCCAAAGTTTTTTTTAAATTTGTTGCCATAGTAGCAGATTGGATTGCAAATACCTTTTCAAAACCTCAGCCATATAATTCAGATAAATACAAAGAGATGTTGGCAGCAGCATGGACGTGTTCTCCCAACAAGATAAAGCATCAACATAGTTTTGAGTGTCAGTATGACCTGCAAACAGGGTTTGATAAAACCATACAATGGTATAAGAAACAGGGGTTGTTAAAATAA
- a CDS encoding capsule assembly Wzi family protein, producing the protein MKKATLLYPLFFLTYFFLVSSSHGQSFLANNDFRYILIKKYADTHTLPGFNLRGQHSYSQQTLNKLIKDSSPDANAYVFSPQNYSSKIDAQFSLNSGLFYNSIPDRAIIDIDATKNYLLDNSSFFDQDKKLQDDSTVFFDPYVHLSFNNSIEINAGAFFNINEQSRDLNMDLYNANILLKFSKLRILLGKSSIQWNLARIHSFNLSNNTPPLWAIRIFNDEEIEFSNFLKFLGPVKYETFVSVLDANRNRENSVLVGHKLSFAPNKRLELGMSYTVQFAGKNTQDQTPLIYFGDVFSDFSGVSNRNFIFDARYQLFPRQVEAYAEFLVEDCCDNMPINSRDFQSLLGLHFHQLFGTLKMDASFEFAKTSYIAYRHGNFKSGFINQNKVLGHPIGPDGLGTYARINYFWSKKLWCSVLAGFESSGTADFKNKFYGNTDPNVESSEHSYQAGLNCFWNRQNTSTQNIFSLNGNITYQHIQNFNYIENSSRDDVFVGLSGKYVF; encoded by the coding sequence ATGAAAAAAGCAACATTATTATACCCACTATTTTTTTTAACTTATTTTTTCCTCGTAAGCAGTAGCCATGGACAAAGTTTTCTAGCCAATAACGACTTCAGATACATTCTCATAAAAAAATACGCCGATACGCATACCCTACCTGGCTTTAACTTAAGAGGCCAACACAGCTATAGCCAACAAACCCTTAACAAGCTCATCAAAGACTCATCGCCAGATGCCAACGCTTATGTTTTTTCACCTCAAAACTATTCTTCAAAAATTGATGCACAATTTTCTTTAAACAGCGGACTATTTTATAACTCAATACCGGATAGAGCTATTATCGATATTGATGCCACAAAAAATTACCTGCTGGATAACTCATCCTTTTTTGATCAGGACAAAAAACTTCAAGATGACAGTACAGTATTTTTTGACCCCTATGTTCATTTAAGCTTTAACAATTCAATCGAAATCAATGCAGGAGCATTTTTCAATATAAATGAGCAATCCAGAGATTTAAATATGGATCTCTACAACGCTAATATACTGCTAAAGTTCTCCAAACTGCGTATTTTGTTAGGAAAAAGCTCCATTCAATGGAACCTAGCAAGAATTCACAGCTTTAATTTATCCAACAACACGCCTCCCTTATGGGCTATTCGCATTTTCAATGATGAAGAAATTGAGTTTTCAAATTTTTTAAAGTTCTTGGGCCCCGTCAAGTACGAAACATTTGTATCTGTGCTTGATGCCAATCGTAATCGTGAAAACTCTGTTTTGGTTGGGCATAAATTGTCATTTGCGCCAAATAAACGCTTGGAACTGGGCATGAGTTATACCGTTCAATTTGCCGGTAAAAATACTCAAGACCAAACCCCTCTAATCTATTTTGGTGATGTTTTTTCTGACTTTTCCGGTGTCAGCAACCGCAACTTTATTTTTGATGCTCGTTATCAACTGTTCCCCAGACAAGTGGAAGCATATGCTGAGTTTCTGGTTGAGGATTGTTGCGACAATATGCCTATCAACTCTAGAGACTTTCAGAGTCTACTTGGACTGCATTTTCATCAACTTTTTGGAACACTCAAGATGGATGCTAGTTTTGAATTTGCCAAAACCAGTTACATTGCTTACAGACATGGAAATTTTAAGTCCGGCTTCATCAATCAAAACAAAGTCTTGGGTCATCCCATTGGACCGGATGGTCTTGGAACCTATGCCAGAATAAATTATTTTTGGTCAAAAAAATTGTGGTGTTCCGTATTAGCTGGTTTTGAATCAAGCGGCACGGCTGATTTTAAAAATAAGTTTTATGGCAATACAGACCCTAATGTTGAAAGCTCCGAGCACTCTTATCAAGCCGGTCTAAATTGTTTTTGGAATCGCCAAAACACTTCTACACAAAATATATTTTCTCTTAATGGCAATATCACTTATCAACACATCCAAAACTTCAACTACATTGAAAATAGCAGCAGAGATGATGTATTTGTAGGTCTCAGTGGAAAATATGTTTTTTAA
- a CDS encoding glycosyltransferase family 77 protein translates to MNRIINFNLEFAIFNQKAYKPNMTTDIIMFATDNLKIYTDLSIKGWKKYAANYGYNFFHYKEPYYDNLHIAWSKINSVKVHINQSNADTIVLVDADTIPTSLDVSIESLLDEFMYDHIEILFQKDGSHKLKYFYFPHNFSAAWKLKKRTMPNAGFIVMKNSEKVKAFFAEWIDRAQTSPLATIPPRNQNVLNFEMLNQDELNKMVGYLETWVVSRNGGKLCRHFSSMRPNKVYNKMLPYYKKLMEK, encoded by the coding sequence GTGAATAGAATAATAAACTTTAATCTTGAGTTTGCAATATTCAATCAAAAAGCATACAAGCCAAATATGACCACAGATATTATCATGTTTGCAACAGATAATTTGAAAATTTACACAGATTTATCTATCAAAGGATGGAAAAAATATGCAGCCAATTATGGGTATAATTTTTTTCATTACAAAGAGCCTTATTATGACAACTTACATATTGCTTGGTCAAAAATTAACAGTGTTAAAGTCCATATAAATCAATCCAACGCAGATACTATTGTTTTAGTAGATGCTGATACTATCCCTACATCCTTAGATGTTTCAATAGAGAGCTTGCTAGATGAATTCATGTATGATCATATAGAAATTTTATTTCAAAAAGATGGGTCACATAAACTTAAATACTTTTATTTCCCGCATAATTTTTCTGCTGCATGGAAACTTAAAAAAAGAACAATGCCTAATGCTGGTTTTATTGTCATGAAAAACAGTGAAAAAGTTAAAGCGTTTTTTGCAGAGTGGATTGACAGGGCTCAGACCAGTCCTTTGGCCACTATTCCTCCTAGAAATCAGAATGTTTTAAACTTTGAAATGTTAAATCAAGATGAACTGAACAAAATGGTAGGTTATCTAGAAACTTGGGTTGTGAGTCGAAATGGTGGAAAATTATGTAGGCACTTTTCAAGTATGCGTCCTAATAAAGTATATAACAAAATGCTTCCTTACTATAAAAAACTGATGGAGAAATAG
- a CDS encoding FkbM family methyltransferase, whose product MKKILTLTLLKKFYQKGIVFPLSWLFWKAKFLLFTLFKIKKITSKYKVKLYSNYSDSTFHYYFCGSYGVFLSDLLSSIDKKFSFIDVGANQGLYSILSAKNPQCKKVVAFEPVDQTFHYLNKNILLNNVEQKCFTYNKAVDKAPGTKNIYYDSSHTGVASLAITNNSKGSPKKIETINFNFLNQAFSDLYENIYLKVDVEGHELTVLQEIFKTDKSYLIQGIFYEVDTRWVDPTKLKKLLSTNGFSNFQKIGNSNSHYDVFATK is encoded by the coding sequence ATGAAAAAAATTTTAACTTTGACTTTATTAAAAAAATTTTACCAAAAAGGTATTGTATTTCCTTTGAGCTGGTTATTTTGGAAAGCTAAGTTTTTATTATTCACTCTATTTAAAATAAAAAAAATAACTTCAAAATATAAAGTTAAACTTTATTCAAATTACTCAGATTCAACTTTTCATTACTATTTCTGTGGTAGCTATGGAGTTTTTCTAAGTGATTTATTAAGCTCTATAGACAAAAAGTTTTCATTTATAGACGTCGGCGCAAATCAAGGTTTGTATTCAATACTTTCAGCAAAAAATCCTCAATGCAAAAAGGTAGTGGCTTTTGAGCCTGTTGATCAAACATTTCATTATTTAAATAAGAACATTTTACTCAATAATGTTGAGCAAAAGTGTTTCACCTACAATAAAGCCGTTGATAAAGCTCCTGGAACAAAAAATATATACTATGACTCATCCCATACTGGTGTTGCATCACTTGCTATAACAAATAACTCTAAAGGCTCACCAAAAAAAATTGAAACAATCAACTTTAATTTTCTCAATCAAGCCTTTTCTGACTTGTATGAAAATATATATCTAAAAGTTGATGTTGAAGGTCATGAGCTGACCGTTTTGCAGGAAATATTCAAAACAGACAAGTCATACCTGATACAAGGGATTTTTTATGAAGTAGATACAAGGTGGGTTGATCCTACAAAATTAAAAAAACTACTTAGTACCAATGGCTTTTCAAATTTTCAAAAAATTGGAAACTCCAATTCACACTATGATGTATTCGCCACGAAATGA